The DNA window TCCGGGAGGTAGCTGAGACAGCTGCATCTGATTACTACCATTTTGCCAGTTGACCACATACGGAGGATAACCACTCTGTATGGTAAGAGTAATAGAACCATCCTGAGCTCCTTGACACGTTTCACCTTGAACTTGAAAAGACAACTGCGGTATGGGCACAACTGTTAATAAAGTTGAATCCTTGATGGCACAGTTTCCAGCAGGTGTGTAATAAACGTAATGATTACCTATTCCTGCAGAAGACGGATCGAATAATCCACTTGAATTAATTCCCACACCTGACCAGGATCCGCCTGCTGGAGTAGCTGTTAACTGAACAGCTGGAGCATTGAAACATATAGTATCCACCGTCGAAGTAATTTGACCTTGAATATTGGACATAAACTGAACATTAACCTGATCAGACCCCTGACAGCTATTTTGATCGGTCACAGTCACACCATATGTACCGCTTTGAGTGACCGTAATGGTTTGAGTATTAGCACCAGTTGACCAATCGTAGGTCGTATAACCACTTCCAGCATTTAAAACGACCTGTGATCCCTGGCAAACCTGCTGATCTGGCCCAAGATCAGGAGTGGGATTCGGATTCACTGTAATATATTGGGTTTTGATGATAGTGTCGCTACCTGCTGCATTGGTTGCTATGAGTTGAACAGAATAAGTTCCTGGATTAGGATAACAAATATTGGTTGGATTCTGATCGGTTGAAGAGGAAGGATTTGCACCAGTAAACGTCCATTCCCAGCTATCAGGTTGATTAGTGGTCAAATCTGTAAAATTTATGCATTGACCAGCACATATAGACGTCTGAGAAGCTTGAAAATCAGCCACAGGAGGAATTACACTTAAAGTTACGGTAAGTGTCAAATCCAATATAACTGGTGAATTGTTTGTTCTTTTAACCTTTGCAATAACATAGACACTATCGGCAGTGCTATTATTCAGAGAAATGTGCGTACTACTTCCGCTTGCAATAATAGCATGGCTCTGAGCATTTCTAATTTCAAATTCGACAGAACATCCTGCACATGAGCTTAGATCGTAATGGGTGATTAATTCATTCCAATTCGCAGCATTTGCAAAACTTGAGAGAGCAACAGTTGGAAACTGTATGGAGTTCTCAAAATCAGTAAACTTAGTTTCCAAAAAAGCTGCATAACCGGAATTTGATCGTCTTGTAGCAAAGTATCTCCAGTAGGGTCCATCGCTGGTGTTGTGATCTACAATTATTCCAATAGCATTACCACTGACAAAACCTGGTCTGTTTACTATTTCCTGAAGAACTGGAGCAATATCTGGAGCTGTTTGAATTTGCAAGCCTGTTGACCACTGTTGTGTAGCCCCCTGGGGAACATTCCATGCCACAGATGCTGCTCCTCTCACCCTATAACGAGGCTGCCCTGTTTGTGGATCATTGGAATTTGACCACGGCTGACAATTATCTTGAGCTACACCTTTAATAGCAAGAATCAATTCATTGGTGGTATTGGGTGTTGCTCCGCATCCACTACCATTATGAGCAAAAGGATAGAATTTTGCACTGGTAATAGTTGAACCAGCTGCTAGCTTACTATTCTGAAAACGAAAACCGTGATAGTCCTGTAAGCTTGTAAAAATATTAGGTTTATAATAACCTACCGTAATACAATCATAAGAACCACCGGAATAATAACTTGTACCTTCTGTTAAAGCTTGATCAGATGCAGTGGTAAGAAAAGAAAAAGTTTTTGCTTCAGCTAGATAAAAATAATCATCTACCATATTCCCAGAAGTTCCATTATCGTGAACATTCATGTGATTTCCGTATAAAGCTACCATTTTCCTACCCAATGCAAACTGAGGCCAAGAAGTTAGGTGCCACCCATGCAAAGTATCTCCGTACGTATATGCCCATAGTTCACTTGACCATGCTGACCAAGTAGAACCTCCATTGGCTGAAACTCGGCCTCTAACAAAATAAGTTGCTTCTGTTGCAGGTAGAGGTGGGTTCAAATTATTGCAGGTAAGATCGTATTTGGTACCAGCGATGTAATTTCCCGAAAAAGTTTGCGTATAAGAGGTACCCGTAAAATCTGGCTTTGTGTTTAGCTCTATTTGTATGCGATCAAAAGTTGGAGCATATGAACTCTTTACAGTAAAGGTGGGGGTGGTACTAGCTGATCGATAATGATTAAATGCCGTCTGAGTAGAAGGATTGGCAGATGTCGACTGAAAAAAAGATGGATAGGGATTAAGAACAAACACGGTATAGTCTTCAGCTTGCCCATCTCCAGTCGTATTACAAGGAACTGCTTGAGCATTGTATTTCTTCATGACACGCATTCTCTTGGGACCAGTACTGCAACTTGATGGAACGGTGATGTTTCCTAGCACAGGACAAGAATTACAATTCAAAATTCGCCCAAGACTATATCTTTCACCTGGATCATTCAAAACACCATTGTTGTTCCAATCAAAATACACCGTAATACTGTCGGTGAAATTTCCATTGG is part of the Bacteroidales bacterium genome and encodes:
- a CDS encoding gliding motility-associated C-terminal domain-containing protein; translated protein: VEPICRVVFHTIDQNSSCSVGGSAYEDFTNVNTYVVAGQSYEIMVFGNTNGNFTDSITVYFDWNNNGVLNDPGERYSLGRILNCNSCPVLGNITVPSSCSTGPKRMRVMKKYNAQAVPCNTTGDGQAEDYTVFVLNPYPSFFQSTSANPSTQTAFNHYRSASTTPTFTVKSSYAPTFDRIQIELNTKPDFTGTSYTQTFSGNYIAGTKYDLTCNNLNPPLPATEATYFVRGRVSANGGSTWSAWSSELWAYTYGDTLHGWHLTSWPQFALGRKMVALYGNHMNVHDNGTSGNMVDDYFYLAEAKTFSFLTTASDQALTEGTSYYSGGSYDCITVGYYKPNIFTSLQDYHGFRFQNSKLAAGSTITSAKFYPFAHNGSGCGATPNTTNELILAIKGVAQDNCQPWSNSNDPQTGQPRYRVRGAASVAWNVPQGATQQWSTGLQIQTAPDIAPVLQEIVNRPGFVSGNAIGIIVDHNTSDGPYWRYFATRRSNSGYAAFLETKFTDFENSIQFPTVALSSFANAANWNELITHYDLSSCAGCSVEFEIRNAQSHAIIASGSSTHISLNNSTADSVYVIAKVKRTNNSPVILDLTLTVTLSVIPPVADFQASQTSICAGQCINFTDLTTNQPDSWEWTFTGANPSSSTDQNPTNICYPNPGTYSVQLIATNAAGSDTIIKTQYITVNPNPTPDLGPDQQVCQGSQVVLNAGSGYTTYDWSTGANTQTITVTQSGTYGVTVTDQNSCQGSDQVNVQFMSNIQGQITSTVDTICFNAPAVQLTATPAGGSWSGVGINSSGLFDPSSAGIGNHYVYYTPAGNCAIKDSTLLTVVPIPQLSFQVQGETCQGAQDGSITLTIQSGYPPYVVNWQNGSNQMQLSQLPPGIYTVQVTDKNQCQVSGQATILASNQSCFPPHAFVPNIFSPDGDGNNDIWRVYGSSIKSIEVFVYDRWGIKVFHTTDPQEGWDGNYKGKPLDPGIFNYYVRIVFLNDEEKILHGHLTLLR